Proteins found in one Solitalea lacus genomic segment:
- a CDS encoding cytidylyltransferase domain-containing protein: MITDTLFIIPARGGSKGIPDKNIKPLGGKPLIHWSIAIARALTEDENICVSTDSEKIKEVAEQTGLKVPFLRPQELATDNAGTYEVLLHALQFYKEKGKEYKNVVLLQPTSPFRSIKQVKEAIELYNEKLDMIVSVRESSDSPYYTLFEENAAGYLKKSKESNFVRRQDCPKVYAYNGAIYVINVESLLKQPVHQFSKIKKYVMDEISSIDLDTPLDWAWAEFVLEKGMVK; the protein is encoded by the coding sequence ATGATAACTGATACTTTATTCATTATTCCTGCACGAGGAGGCTCCAAAGGTATTCCCGATAAGAATATCAAGCCTTTAGGAGGAAAGCCCTTAATTCATTGGTCGATAGCTATTGCCAGAGCATTAACCGAAGATGAAAATATTTGTGTAAGTACCGATAGCGAGAAAATAAAAGAAGTTGCAGAGCAAACTGGTCTTAAAGTTCCATTTTTAAGACCTCAAGAATTAGCTACAGATAATGCAGGTACCTATGAAGTACTATTACATGCTTTACAATTTTATAAAGAGAAAGGGAAAGAATATAAAAATGTGGTGTTATTACAACCCACTTCTCCATTTAGATCCATCAAGCAAGTAAAAGAAGCAATTGAATTGTATAATGAGAAATTGGATATGATTGTTTCGGTAAGGGAATCGTCAGACTCTCCTTATTATACCTTGTTTGAGGAAAACGCGGCAGGTTACCTAAAGAAATCAAAGGAAAGTAACTTTGTAAGAAGGCAAGATTGTCCAAAGGTTTACGCCTACAATGGAGCAATTTATGTAATTAATGTTGAATCATTATTAAAACAGCCAGTCCATCAGTTTTCCAAAATAAAAAAATACGTGATGGACGAGATCTCATCAATTGATTTGGATACTCCTTTAGATTGGGCCTGGGCTGAATTTGTTTTAGAAAAAGGAATGGTGAAGTAG